In Falco cherrug isolate bFalChe1 chromosome 5, bFalChe1.pri, whole genome shotgun sequence, one DNA window encodes the following:
- the SLC13A1 gene encoding solute carrier family 13 member 1 — protein sequence MKILSYLLAYRRFLLIVLTPLLLLPLPLIIKTKEAECAYTLFIVAIFWLTEALPLAVSALLPAFMFPLFGIMESKQVASAYFKDFHLLLIGVICLATSIEKWNFHKRVALRMVMLVGVNPAWLMLGFMVSCAFLSMWLSNTSAAAMVMPIVEAVAQQIIRAETEADVLEMSCSNGSINLALELDENIAECESSDWKKKEKQVNGYDNDVGSTVCTIEKENEKEKKQNLPPTETGRKSKKDKYSGIFKVMCLCVAYSATIGGLTTITGTSTNLIFAEHFNTRYPACQCINFGSWFILSIPITVIILLLSWVWLQWLFLGFDFKNMFKCGKKKTAREEASAQVIQKEYKKLGPMSYPEAVTLVLFILMTLLWFTREPGFIPGWSSLFPKYKGYATDSTTALVIGLLFFIIPAKTLSRTSNGENTVFGYTPLITWKEFQSCMPWEIAILVGGGFALADGCEVSKLSEWVASKLTPLGSLPLWLVILISCLIVTSVTEVASNPATITIFLPILSPLAEAIHVNPLFILIPATLCTSFAFLLPVANPANAIVFSYGHLTIMDMVKAGLGINIVGVAVVMLAIMTWIVPIFDLFTYPSWAPNISATNNTGL from the exons ATGAAGATTCTTAGCTACCTCCTGGCTTACCGAAGGTTCCTGCTCATTGTTCTCACCCCACTGCTTTTACTTCCACTTCCACTTATCATCAAAACCAAA GAAGCAGAATGTGCATACACATTGTTTATAGTTGCCATCTTTTGGCTCACAGAAGCTTTGCCACTTGCTgtttcagctctgctccctgcctttATGTTCCCATTGTTCGGTATAATGGAATCCAAGCAG gtggcatctgcttattttaaagactttcaTCTGCTGCTTATTGGAGTAATTTGTTTGGCAACATCAATAGAAAAATGGAATTTCCACAAAAGAGTGGCTTTAAGAATGGTGATGCTGGTGGGTGTCAACCCTGCATG GCTTATGCTGGGTTTCATGGTTAGCTGTGCCTTCTTGTCAATGTGGCTCAGCaacacctctgctgctgccatggtGATGCCAATTGTAGAGGCTGTTGCTCAGCAGATCATCAGAGCTGAAACAGAAGCTGATGTGCTGGAGATGTCTTGCTCTAACGGCTCCATCAACCTGGCACTGGAGCTGGACG AAAATATAGCAGAATGTGAAagcagtgactggaaaaagaaagaaaaacaagttaatGG aTATGACAATGATGTGGGTAGTACTGTGTGCacaattgaaaaggaaaatgaaaaagaaaagaaacag AACCTACCGCCTActgaaacagggagaaaaagcaaaaaggacaAATACAGTGGGATTTTCAAAGTGATGTGCTTATGTGTTGCTTATTCTGCTACCATTGGAGGACTGACCACAATCACAGGAACATCGACTAATCTGATCTTTGCTGAGCACTTCAACAC ACGTTACCCAGCTTGCCAGTGCATCAATTTTGGATCCTGGTTTATCCTTTCCATCCCCATCACAGTTATtattctgctgctctcctgggtCTGGCTCCAGTGGCTTTTCCTTGGGTTTGA ttttaaaaacatgttcaaGTGtggcaagaagaaaacagctagAGAAGAGGCATCAGCACAGGTGATTCAGAAGGAGTACAAGAAGCTTGGACCAATGAG CTACCCAGAAGCTGTTACACTTGTCCTATTCATTCTAATGACCCTGCTGTGGTTCACCAGAGAGCCTGGCTTCATCCCAGGATGGTCTTCACTTTTCCCAAA GTATAAAGGCTATGCTACAGATTCAACAACTGCCTTAGTGATAGGCCTCCTGTTCTTTATTATTCCAGCAAAAACATTGTCTAGGACTTCAAATGGAGAAAACA ctgTTTTTGGTTACACTCCACTGATTACTTGGAAGGAATTTCAGTCATGCATGCCCTGGGAAATAGCTATTCTTGTTGGTGGCGGGTTTGCCCTGGCAGACGGCTGTGAG GTTTCAAAACTTTCTGAGTGGGTAGCAAGTAAATTGACCCCACTAGGATCATTACCCTTGTGGCTCGTTATTCTGATATCATGCCTTATTGTCACTTCAGTAACAGAAGTGGCCAGCAATCCAGCTACCATCACGATATTTTTGCCCATACTATCACCTTTG GCTGAAGCCATTCATGTGAACCCACTTTTCATTTTGATACCTGCTACCCTGTGTACTTCCTTCGCGTTCCTGCTTCCTGTAGCCAACCCAGCCAATGCTATTGTATTTTCATATGGTCACTTAACTATTATGGACATG GTGAAAGCTGGTTTGGGCATTAACATCGTTGGAGTCGCTGTAGTTATGCTTGCCATTATGACATGGATAGTGCCTATATTCGATCTCTTTACTTACCCAAGTTGGGCACCAAACATTTCTGCTACAAATAACACTGggctgtaa